The sequence TCGACCGGGATGATCGTCACGGCGCTGCGTGAGCTGGGCGCCGACCCGCACTTCGTCAACGGAGGCGTCATCGAGCAGCTCGGCACCTCGAGTGCCACGGGCACGGGCGACCTGTTCGTGGTCGAGGCCGACGAGTCCGACGGCACGTTCCTGCTCTACGACACCGCGGTGGCGCTCATCACCAATGTCGATCCTGACCACCTCGACCACTACGGCTCGGAAGAGGCATTCCACGACGCTTTCGTGCGGTTCGCCGATGCCGCCACCGAAGCCGTCGTCATCTCGAGCGACGACGCCGGTGCGCTCCGCGTCGGTGCAGGGCTGTCCCACCCGAACGTGCTCACGTTCGGCCAGGCGGAGAACGCCGACGTGCGCGTCACCGACATCGTCGCGGCCGGACTGGTCGCCGCGACCATCAGCCAAGGGGATGAGCAGGCGCGCATGCAGCTCGCGGTCCCCGGCGTGCACAACGCGATCAACGCGGCCGGAGTCGTCGCGGTGCTCCGAGCACTCGGGTACCCGCTCGTCGACGCCGTGCGCGCGGTCGAGGGCTTCGCCGGGACCGTGCGCCGCCTGGAGCAGCACGGCGTCGAACGAGGCGTCACGGTCTACGACGACTACTCGCACCATCCGACGGAGGTGCGGGCGGCGCTCGAGGCCATGCGCAGCATCGCGGGGTCGGGACGGATCATCGCGATCCAGCAGCCGCACACCTACTCCCGCACACAGCACATGTATCAGGAGTTCGCCGACGTCCTCGAGGAGTTCGCCGATCACACGGTGATGCTCGACGTGTACGGCGCTCGCGAAGACCCCGTCCCCGGTGTCACGGGCGAGCTGGTGAGCACGGCGTTCCGCGATCCGTCGCATGTGCACTTCGTCGCCGACTGGCAGCAGGCGGCCGACTACACCGCCGCGGTGGCCCGTGATGGCGACTTCGTCGTCACGCTCGGCTGCGGCAACGTCTACCAGATCATCCCGCAGGTCCTGGATTCGCTGCGCCGGACCGACGAGGCGTAACGATGCGCCGTCCCGCACCGCTTCCGTCCGCACCGGAGAGCCCGGTGGAGAAGGGCGACGCGTCAGAAGCACGGGCACGCCACGGACGGCGGAGCGACCGCAGCGGGGTGCGGTCCGAACCGGATGGGTCGGTGCCGGAGCCTCCGGCCCACGACGGATTCTACGCTGCTGGCGCGGACGAGCCGGAGCCGACCTCGACGCGCGACGTGTGGCGCGCGGCACGGGCCCGTCGCAAGGCCCTCCGTTCAGAGATCCGGCGCTTCACGCAGCGCTCCCGGCGTCGGCGGATCGTCTGGCTGAGCAGCATCGGCGCCGTGGTCCTGCTGATCGGGGGCAGTGTCGCGGCCGCGTACAGCCCATTGTTCGCCGTGGAGAAGATCTCCGTGGTCGGGGCCGCGAGCCTCGACCCCGCCGCCATCGAGGCGGCCCTGGGCGACCAGCTCGGCACACCACTGGCGCTCGTGGACACCAGCGAGGTGAAGGCTGCGCTGCTGGCGTTCCCGCTCATCGAGACGTACGCACTCGAAGCGCGTCCTCCGCACGACCTCACGGTGCGGATCGTGGAACGCACGCCGGTCGGCGTCATCCGATCGGGTGCCGGGTACACCCTCGTCGATGCCGCGGGAGTCGCTCTCTCGACCACGTCCGATCAGCCGGCGGGACAGCCGGTGATCGAGGTCGACGGCGGCGTGGAGTCGCGTGCTTTCCAGAGCGCCGGTCTCGTCGTGCGCGCGCTGCCGGCAGATGTCCGCGCTGCGCTCACGGGTGTGCGTGCGACGACCGCGGACGATGTGACCCTGACCCTCGATTCCGGGCTGACCGTGGTCTGGGGAAGTGCGGAGGAGTCTGCGCTCAAGGCGCTCGCCCTCTCGGCAGCCATGGTCAAGAACCCGGACGCCGCCTCCATCGACGTCACTTCTCCTGAGGTAGCCGTCGTCGGCTGACGCCTTTCGAGGTCGAGCCGACGGCTTTCCCGGGGGAATGGCGCGACACGCCCAGGCGATTGCGCGCGCGCAGGCAGGCGGCGCTTACCTTCGATCAAAGAGAACGCAATACCGGGAAATACTTTACACCTCTAGTTGAGGTTTAAGGTTCACCCTTTTCCAGGCTCGAATAATCGGAGGCCGGCCATGAGCCAGAACCAGAACTACCTCGCCGTGATCAAGGTCGTCGGCGTCGGCGGTGGCGGCGTCAATGCCGTCAATCGCATGATCGATCTCGGTCTCCGCGGAGTCGAGTTCATCGCCGTCAACACCGACGCGCAGGCGCTGCTGATGAGCGACGCCGACGTCAAGCTCGATGTGGGCCGTGAGCTCACCCGCGGCCTCGGTGCCGGCGCGGACCCCGA is a genomic window of Microbacterium maritypicum containing:
- the murC gene encoding UDP-N-acetylmuramate--L-alanine ligase — protein: MIRPDLSLPIPETITAAHFIGIGGSGMSGLAKMFLDAGIRVSGSDRADSDNLRALADAGATVHVGHDAAHLGDADTVVHTGAIWPENPEFVTAKARGLHVIHRSQALHWLIGSRRLVSVAGAHGKTTSTGMIVTALRELGADPHFVNGGVIEQLGTSSATGTGDLFVVEADESDGTFLLYDTAVALITNVDPDHLDHYGSEEAFHDAFVRFADAATEAVVISSDDAGALRVGAGLSHPNVLTFGQAENADVRVTDIVAAGLVAATISQGDEQARMQLAVPGVHNAINAAGVVAVLRALGYPLVDAVRAVEGFAGTVRRLEQHGVERGVTVYDDYSHHPTEVRAALEAMRSIAGSGRIIAIQQPHTYSRTQHMYQEFADVLEEFADHTVMLDVYGAREDPVPGVTGELVSTAFRDPSHVHFVADWQQAADYTAAVARDGDFVVTLGCGNVYQIIPQVLDSLRRTDEA
- a CDS encoding FtsQ-type POTRA domain-containing protein → MPEPPAHDGFYAAGADEPEPTSTRDVWRAARARRKALRSEIRRFTQRSRRRRIVWLSSIGAVVLLIGGSVAAAYSPLFAVEKISVVGAASLDPAAIEAALGDQLGTPLALVDTSEVKAALLAFPLIETYALEARPPHDLTVRIVERTPVGVIRSGAGYTLVDAAGVALSTTSDQPAGQPVIEVDGGVESRAFQSAGLVVRALPADVRAALTGVRATTADDVTLTLDSGLTVVWGSAEESALKALALSAAMVKNPDAASIDVTSPEVAVVG